The Nocardia sp. NBC_01503 sequence CGGTCTCCACCATCGCGGTCGCGATAATGGTGAGCGAGCCGCCGTTCTCGATATTGCGGGCCGCGCCGAGGAACCGCTTGGGCGGGTACAGCGCGGTGGAATCCACACCACCGGAAAGGATTCGGCCCGAGGCCGGGGACGAGTTGTTGTACGCACGGCCCAATCGGGTGATCGAGTCGAGCAGTACGACGACGTCCTGGCCCATCTCCACCAGGCGCTTGGCGCGCTCGATGGCGAGCTCGGCGACCGAGGTGTGATCGCCCGGCGGGCGGTCGAACGTGGAGGCGATGACCTCGCCGCGCACGGAGCGCTGCATATCGGTCACTTCCTCGGGACGCTCGTCCACCAGCACGACCATGAGGTAGCACTCGGGATTGTTGACCGCGATGGCATTCGCGATGTCCTGCATGATCGTGGTCTTACCCGCCTTGGGCGGGGACACGATCAGCGCGCGCTGACCCTTACCGATCGGCATGATCAGATCGATGATGCGCGTGGTCAGCTTGTTCGGCTGGGTCTCCAGCCGCAGTCGCTGATTCGGGTACAGCGGGGTGAGCTTCTGGAACTCCGGACGGCGCTTGGCGGATTCGATATCCGAGCCGTTGATGGTGTCCAGGCGCACCAGCGGATCGAACTTCTGCCGCTGATTGCTCTGATCGCCGTCCCGCGGAGCGCGGACCGCACCGGTGATGGCGTCACCGCGGCGCAGGCCGTTCTTGCGGACCAGGTTCATCGACACGTACACGTCGTTCGGGCCGGCCAGGTAGCCGGAGGTGCGGACGAACGCGTAGTTGTCGAGCACATCGAGAATTCCGGCGACCGGCTGCAGGACATCGTCCTCGCGGATCTCCAATTCCCGGCTCTCCCGGCTGGTTTCGCCCGGCGCGCCATCGCGATCGCGCCCACGGCGACGCTCGCGGAAGCGACGGCCCCGGCGACCGCGGCCGCCTTCCTCGTCGTCATCGGCGACGGGTCCGCGATTGCGGTCGCGGTCGTTGTTGTTGCCGCCGCGCGCGGTGCCGTTCTGGTTGTTCTGCTGGTTCCCGCCGCCGGACTGCTGGTTGTTATTGCGCTCGCGGCGACGCTCACCACCCTCGGATTCCGGCTTGGACTCGCCGGTGGAGGTGGTCTCCGAGGCAGTGGCCTCGGCATTGGCATTGCCGGCACCGGTGCGCTGTTCGGCGCGCTGGTCGCGGCCCCGACGCTGGCGACCGCGGCCACGCTGGCCACCGTCACGGCTGTCGTCGCCGCCCTCGGCGCGGGCGTTGTCGCCCTCGTCCCGCTTGTCCGCACGCGGCTCGGCGGTCTTGTCCGCGCTCTCCCGAGCGGGTGCGGAGTTGTACGTCGGAACGTCGGTCTTGGCCCGTACGTTCTCGACCTTCGCGGAGGACTTCTCGTCCTGCGCGGGAGCATTCTCGGCCTTGACGGCCTTCGCGGGAGCGGCATCGGCCGGCGCGGATTCGCCGCCGGTCGGCGCGGTATCGCCCTTGCCCTTGGCATTTCGCGCGGTGGTGGCCTTGCCGACCGCCGCGGTCGCCTTGGCGCCACCGGACTGATTCTCCTTGATGGCGGCGATGAGATCACCCTTACGCATTCCGGAAGTGCCTCGAATACCGAGTTCCCCCGCAAGCGCACGCAACTGCGGCAACAACATTCCAGTCAGCCCCGATCGTGCGATGTCAGTGTGTTCGCTCATCTTCGAAATCTGTCCGGATTCACTTTCGCGATCCGAGGAGGTTGAATCACTTTCCACCCCGGGTGTCGCGAGCAGGTCCGTATCTGTCACGGAAATCCTTTCCTTCCCTCGACTGCCGTGTGCCTGTTCGAGGGTTCCTCCTGCAGTCCGGTCGTATGCCGGACTCGGATGCCGTATCGCGTGCTGCGCCGGATTGGTGGGGGTACCACCGCGTGGGCTTCGCCACCGAGTGAAAAGGTGGGAGAGATCATTCCAGTGAACTGGCTACCCCCAAGTTTCGAGCCTCAAGCCTCAAGCCTGAGCAAGGAGCCTCTGGAGCGATTTGCCCTGATGAAGCACCGGCGTCTGACGCGCACGATGTACGGACTCGCTCAGGATAGCTCTCGACCTTTACATCGGCAAGGCAGGCGCGCTGTCAATCCACCAAGACGCCGTCGGCGATGCCCGGCTCGAGCACGCGCAGGCCGTCGGCGATCGCGAGTTCACGCAGTTCCGCAGGGAATTCGCTGGTCCCGAGGGCCAAAATGGTCGGACCCGCGCCCGATACGGTGGCGGCGATACCCGCCTCGCGCAGACGCTCGATCCACTTGGTGGTGAGCGGCAGCGCGGCGGCCCGATAGCCCTGGTGTAGCCGGTCCGCAGTGGCGGGGAGCAGCAGGTCAGGGCGTTGCGTGAGGGCCACGACGGCGAGTGCGGCGCGGCTGGCGTTGAAGGCCGCGTCGGCGTGCGGGACCTTGTCCGGCAGCAGCCCGCGGGTGTGCGCGGTGGAGGACCGCTCTTCGGGAATCAGCACCACGGGACGCAATGCGGGGTGCGGTTCCAGCCGCACCGCGCGGTAGGCGCGCGTATGGTGATCCGCCAAGCCGTTTTCGTCTGCGAGGCGGTCGGTTTCGGTCCAGGACACCACGATTCCGCCCAGCACGCTGGCCGAGGAGTTGTCCGGGTGGCCCTCGAATTCGGCCGCGAGCTGCACCATGACCTCATCGTCATAGGCCAGCGCCGCATCGAATTTCGCGGCCAGACCGCGACCGGCGGCCAAACCGCCGACCACCGCGGAGGCCGAGGAACCCAGCCCCCGCGAATGCGGAATCACGTTGCGGCACAGCACGTCCAGGCCGTCCGCCCAGACGCCCGCGGCCTGCAGACCGCGTTCGATGGCGCGCACGACGAGATGTGAAGGGCCCCAGGGCACATCGTCCGCACCCTCACCCTCGACCCGGATGTTCAGCCCGGTATCGGTGGTGGCGACCACGATCTCGTCATACAGCCCCAGAGCGATGCCGAGCGTATCGAATCCAGGACCCAGATTGGCGCTAGACGCCGGAACCCGCACGGTGACGGTGATTCCGGCGGGCAGGGTCCTGGTCATCAACTGACCTTCGCGCGAATTCAATTCAGCCCAGCTCGAGTTCACGGGCCACGGCGATCGGATCGACCTGGATCGGGGTGATCTCCGGCATGCCCTTGAGGGCATTGTCGGGATCCTTGAGGCCGTTGCCGGTCACGGTGCAGACCACGGTGAGACCGGCCTCCATCCAGCCTTCCTTGCGGGCGGCGAGCAGACCGGCGACCGAGGCGGCCGAGGCGGGCTCGACGAAGACGCCCTCGGTGCTGGCGACCAGGCGGTACGCCTCGAGGATCTCCTCATCGGTGGCCGCGCGGAACGCACCACCGGACTCCTCCTTGGCGGCCATGGCCTGATTCCACGACGCCGGAGCGCCGATGCGAATCGCGGTGGCGATGGTCTCGGGATCCTTCACCGGCGCGCCGTGCACCAGCGGCGCGGCGCCCGCGGCCTGCACGCCGAGCATGCGCGGGCGCGAGGTGGTGATGCCGTCGGCGAAGTACTCGCTGTAGCCCTTCCAGTACGCGGTGATATTGCCCGCGTTACCGACCGGGAGCACATGCACATCGGGGGCCTTGCCCAGCACGTCCACGATCTCGAAGGCGGCGGTCTTCTGGCCCTCGATACGGAACGGGTTGACCGAGTTCACGAGTCCGACCTCGGGGAACTCCGCGGTGACCTTGCGCGCCAGCTCCAGGCAGTCGTCGAAGTTGCCCTCGACCTGAATGATCTTCGCGCCCAACATGACCGCCTGCGCCAGCTTGCCCATGGCGATCTTGCCCTGCGGAATCAGCACCGCGCAGTGCAGGCCCGCGCGGGTGGCGTAGGCGGCGGCCGAGGCCGAGGTATTGCCGGTGGAGGCGCAGAGCACGGCCTTCTTACCGCTGGCCTTGGCCTCGGTCATGGCCATGGTCATACCGCGGTCCTTGAAGGAACCGGTCGGGTTCGCGCCCTCGACCTTGAGGTACACCTCGCAGCCGGTGAGCTCCGACAGGTGCGTGGCGGCGACCAGCGGGGTGCCGCCCTCGAACAGCGTGACCGGCTCCCAGTCGGCGCCGAGCGGGAGTCGATCCCGGTACGCGGCGATCAGACCGGGCCAGGGGGCGGCGGTGCCGGATTCGCGGCTCGCCGCGGCCCTCGCTGTCGTACTCATTCCTCGGTGCCTTCCAATCTCAGAACACTGGTCACGGATGTGACGGAGTCCAATTCGGCCAACGCGGCAACGGTATCTGCCAGGTCCGATTCCCGCGCATGGTGGGTCACCACGACCAGGCGAGCGCCCGCGTCATGACCTTCCTGGCGGACCGTCGAAATGCTGACCCCGTGCTTGGCGAATTCGCCCGCGACCGCCCGCAATACGCCGGTGCGGTCGGCGACCTGCATATTCACGTGATAGCGGGTGGGGGTGTCGCCGATCGAGGCGATCGGCAGCTCAGCATAAACCGACTCGCCCGGCGCCCGGCCACCGTAGAACTTGTTGCGCGCCGCCATCACCAGATCGCCCATGACGGCCGATGCGGTCGGCGCGCCGCCCGCGCCCTGCCCGTAGAACATCAGGCGGCCGGAGTTCTCGGCCTCCACCACGACGGCATTGAACGCACCGCTGACCGAGGCCAGCGGGTGCTTGCGCGGAATGAGGGCCGGGTAGACGCGCACGGAGATGGACTCCTTGCCGCCCTCATCGGTGACGCGCTCGGCCATGGCCAGCAGTTTGACGGTGCAGCCCACGGCGGCGGCGGTCTCGAGATCCTCTGCGGTGATCTGGGAGATGCCCTCGCGGTAGACATCGGCCGAGGTCACGCGGGTGTGGAAGGCGACCGAGGCGAGGATGGCGGCCTTGGCGGCGGCGTCGTAGCCCTCGACATCGGCGGTCGGATCGGCCTCGGCGTAGCCCAGGCGGGTGGCCTCGGCCAGCACATCGGCGTAGGCCGCGCCGGTCTCGGCCATGGCCGAGAGGATGAAGTTGGTGGTGCCGTTGACAATGCCGACCACACGGTTCACCCGGTCACCGGAGAGCGACTGGATGAGCGGGCGCACGACCGGAATCGCACCGGCGACGGCGGCCTCGAAGTACAGGTCGGCGCGGTGCGCCTCGGCGGCCGAGGCCAGTTCACCGGTGTGATCGGCGAGCAGCGCCTTGTTCGCGGTGACCACGGACTTTCCGGCCTCGAGGGCGGTCTTGATCAGCTTGCGCGCCGGATCGATACCTCCCATGACCTCGACCACGATGTCCACATCGTCGCGCGCGACCAGGGCCTCGGCATCGGTGGTGAGCAACTCGGCCGGGATACCGCGGTCCTTGCTCAGATCGCGAACCGATACCCCGCGCAGTACGACGGGGGCGCCGACGCGATTGCACAGATCCTCGGCCTGGTTGCGAATGATGCGAACCACTTCGGTGCCGACCGTGCCCATACCGAGCACCGCGATTCCGATGGGATGGTCCGATCCCCACACGCCGGTCTTCACTGCTGTGTCCTTTTCACGGCCTGCCGTGGCGGTCATGCATTCACCTCCAAGCTGAGTAGGTCCTCCACCGTCTCGCGGCGAAGGATCAAGCGCGCCTTACCGTCTCGCACCGCGACCACGGCGGGCCGGGTGAGCATGTTGTAACGGCTCGACATCGAGTAGCAGTACGCGCCGGTCGCCGCCACCGCAACCAGGTCGCCCGGACCGACATCAGCCGGGAGCCAGGTATCGCGAATGACGATATCCCCACTCTCGCAATGCTTTCCGACCACCCGAGCGACCACCGGGACGGCCTCGCTGGAGCGCGAAACCAGGCGGCAATCGTATTCGGCCTGGTAGAGGGCGGGCCGGATATTGTCGCTCATACCGCCGTCGATGCTGACATAGCGGCGGCGCGCGCCCGCGTCCAGCACCACATCCTTGGTGGTGCCGACCTCGTACAGGGTGACCGTGCCAGGTCCGGCGATGGCGCGGCCCGGCTCGACCGCGATGGTCGGCACGGGCAGACCCGCCCGCTCGGCCTCCTCGGCGACGATGCGGCGCAGCTTCGAGGCGAAATCGTCCAGGGACGGCGGATCCTCATGCGGTAGGTACGAAATACCAAGGCCGCCGCCGAGATCCAGCACACTGATCTGCGCGGCGCGCTCCATGCCGAACTTGTCGGCGGCCTCGCGCAGCAGGCCCAGCATGCGGCGGGTGGAGATCTCGAAACCGTCGATCTCGAAGATCTGCGAGCCGATATGGCTGTGCAGGCCCACCAGGCGCAGGTTGTCGGACTCGAAGACGCGGGCGATGGCCTGCATGGCATCACCGCTGGCGATCGAGAAGCCGAACTTCTGATCCTCGTGCGCGGTCGAAATGTATTCGTGCGTATGGGCTTCCACGCCGACGGTGACGCGCACCAGCACATCGGCGACCTTGTCGGCGGACTTGGCGACGGCCTCCAGGCGTTCGATCTCGATCAGCGAGTCGAGCACGATATGACCGACGCCGGTCGCCACCGCGGTCTCCAGTTCGGGAACCGATTTGTTGTTGCCGTGCAGGGCGATTCGCTCGGCCGGGAAACCCGCGTGCAGCGCCACCGCGAGCTCGCCGCCGGAGCAGACATCCAGGTGCAGGCCCTCGTCGCGAATCCAGCGGGCGATCTCACCGGAGAGGAAAGCCTTGGAGGCGTAGTGCACTCGCGCGCCCTCACCGAACGCGCGCACCATATCGCGGCAGCGCGAACGGAAGTCGTCCTCGTCGATGACGAACAGCGGGGTGCCGAACTCGGCGGCCAGCTCGTGCACGGGCACCCCGGCGAGCTGGACGACACCCTCGGCATCACGAGAAGCGTTGCGCGGCCACACATTCGCGGGCAGCGTGATCATCTGCTGCGAATTCTCCGGCCGCTCAGGAAGATTCTGAGTGGGCGGGATGTCCGCGTGGCGGGGACCGGCGGGATGTGCACTCATTTACATACGCTCCGGGGCAGTGACGCCTAGCAGGCCGAGGCCGTTGGCGAGAACCTGACGGGTGGCTTTGACCAGCTCGAGGCGAGCGGCATTACGGGGGGTGACGGGTTCGTCTCCCATGGGGAGCACCCGCATCTCCTTATCGGACTGGAAGGGGTGGTACACACCCGCGAGCTCTTCCAGGTAGCGGACCACGCGATGCGGTTCGCGCATCTCGGCGGCGGTGGTCAGCACACGCGGGTACTCGCCGAGCGTACGGATCAGCGCGCCTTCGCGATCGGCGGTCATCTCACTGAAATCCGGTGTGACCGAGGCGAAGTCGAAGGCGGCGGAGTTGCCGATGATGTTGTTGGTGCGCGCGTGCGCGTACTGCACGTAGTACAGCGGATTCTCGGTGTCCTGTTTTGTCCACAGGTCCAGATCGATATCGATGCTGGAGTTCACCGAGGAGCGCACCAGCGAGTAGCGGGCGGCATCCACGCCGATCGCCTCGACCAGATCGTCCAGGGTGACCACGGTGCCCGCGCGCTTGGACATACGCACTGCCACATCGCCTTCGAGCAGATTCACCATCTGGCCGATGAGCACCTCGACGGTGTCCGGGTTGTCGCCGAACGCGGCGGCGGCGGCCTTCAAACGGCCGATGTAGCCGTGGTGGTCCGCGCCCAGCATGTAGATGCACAGGTCGAATCCGCGCGCACGCTTGTTCTGGAAGTAGGCGATATCGCCGCCGATGTACGCCGAATTGCCGTCGCTCTTGATGACAACGCGGTCCTTGTCATCGCCGTACTCGGTGGAGGCGATCCACCAGGCGCCGTCCTTCTCGTAGAGCTTGCCGGAGTCCTTGAGCGTCTGGATGGCCTTGTCGACCGCGCCGGAGGCGAACAGCGAGCTCTCGTTGAAGTACACGTCGAAGTCGACGCCGAAGTCGTGCAGGTTCTGCTTGATCTGCGCGAACATCAGCTCGACGCCTTCGCGGCGGAACAGTTCGTGCCGTTCGGTCTCTGGCAGTTCGGCGGCGCCCGGGTTCGCCGCGACGATGGTGTCGGCGATCTCCTTGATGTACGCGCCGCCGTAGCCGTCCTCGGGGGTGGGCTGACCGGTGGCGGCCGCGACCAGGGAGTTGGCGAAGCGGTCGATCTGCGCGCCGTGGTCGTTGAAGTAGTACTCGCGGGTGACCTCCGCGCCCTGGGCCGACAGAATGCGGCCGAGCGCGTCACCGACGGCGGCCCAGCGGGTGCCACCGAGGTGGATGGGTCCGGTCGGGTTGGCGGAGACGAACTCCAGGTTGATCTTGGTCCCGGCGAGGGCGTCACCGGTGCCGTACTTCGGACCCGCGGCGAGGATGTTCTCCACGATCGCGCCCTGGGCGGCCTTGGCCAGGCGGATGTTCAGAAAGCCCGGTCCGGCGACCTCGGCGACCTCGATGCCCTCGGCCTGGCCGAGCGCCTCGGCGAGCAGATTCGCAAAGTCGCGCGGGTTCATTCCGGCCCGCTTGCCTACCTGCATGGCCACATTCGTGGCATAGTCACCGTGCTCGGGGTTGCGGGGACGCTCCACCTTGACCTCGTCGGGCAGGACCGAAGGGTCGGATCCACGTTCGACAAGTACCTTCGCCGCGGTTGCGCGAAGGAGATCTGCAAGGTCAGCTGGAGTCACGAGTCACTATCCTATGGTCTGAGCAGGTGTACGCCGCGCGCGGGCACCTCACGGGCAGGCGCCCAGCAAACGATGCGGCCGCATCGCTTGATTGTCCGAACACGTCGAAGAGAGCACAACTAGTTATGCCGAGCAGGACCAGTGCCAAGTCGGCCAAGGCCATTAAAGCCGCGGGCAAATCGTCCGGTCAGTTCCGTAAGGGCGGTACCGGGGGCAAACTGCCCGTGAAGCGGAACATTCCGTGGATGACCATTGCCGCGGTGGTGGCCGTCCTGGCGCTGATCGGCGGAATCGCCGCATTCCTGGTGCCGAAGTACAACGCCAAGGAGGAGATCAAGAATCCCTCCGCGTACATCGACGGCGTGGTGAAGAAGGAGTACCCGGCCGGTCTGCACGTGGCCCCCACCCAGCGCGTCGCCTATGACCAGGCTCCGCCCTTCGGTGGCCCGCA is a genomic window containing:
- the rho gene encoding transcription termination factor Rho produces the protein MTDTDLLATPGVESDSTSSDRESESGQISKMSEHTDIARSGLTGMLLPQLRALAGELGIRGTSGMRKGDLIAAIKENQSGGAKATAAVGKATTARNAKGKGDTAPTGGESAPADAAPAKAVKAENAPAQDEKSSAKVENVRAKTDVPTYNSAPARESADKTAEPRADKRDEGDNARAEGGDDSRDGGQRGRGRQRRGRDQRAEQRTGAGNANAEATASETTSTGESKPESEGGERRRERNNNQQSGGGNQQNNQNGTARGGNNNDRDRNRGPVADDDEEGGRGRRGRRFRERRRGRDRDGAPGETSRESRELEIREDDVLQPVAGILDVLDNYAFVRTSGYLAGPNDVYVSMNLVRKNGLRRGDAITGAVRAPRDGDQSNQRQKFDPLVRLDTINGSDIESAKRRPEFQKLTPLYPNQRLRLETQPNKLTTRIIDLIMPIGKGQRALIVSPPKAGKTTIMQDIANAIAVNNPECYLMVVLVDERPEEVTDMQRSVRGEVIASTFDRPPGDHTSVAELAIERAKRLVEMGQDVVVLLDSITRLGRAYNNSSPASGRILSGGVDSTALYPPKRFLGAARNIENGGSLTIIATAMVETGSTGDTVIFEEFKGTGNAELKLDRKIAERRVFPAVDVNPSGTRRDDLLMSPDEAGVLHKLRRVLSGLDSHQAIDLLVDRLKKTKSNAEFLMTVSKTAPNAIDE
- the thrB gene encoding homoserine kinase, with translation MTRTLPAGITVTVRVPASSANLGPGFDTLGIALGLYDEIVVATTDTGLNIRVEGEGADDVPWGPSHLVVRAIERGLQAAGVWADGLDVLCRNVIPHSRGLGSSASAVVGGLAAGRGLAAKFDAALAYDDEVMVQLAAEFEGHPDNSSASVLGGIVVSWTETDRLADENGLADHHTRAYRAVRLEPHPALRPVVLIPEERSSTAHTRGLLPDKVPHADAAFNASRAALAVVALTQRPDLLLPATADRLHQGYRAAALPLTTKWIERLREAGIAATVSGAGPTILALGTSEFPAELRELAIADGLRVLEPGIADGVLVD
- the thrC gene encoding threonine synthase encodes the protein MSTTARAAASRESGTAAPWPGLIAAYRDRLPLGADWEPVTLFEGGTPLVAATHLSELTGCEVYLKVEGANPTGSFKDRGMTMAMTEAKASGKKAVLCASTGNTSASAAAYATRAGLHCAVLIPQGKIAMGKLAQAVMLGAKIIQVEGNFDDCLELARKVTAEFPEVGLVNSVNPFRIEGQKTAAFEIVDVLGKAPDVHVLPVGNAGNITAYWKGYSEYFADGITTSRPRMLGVQAAGAAPLVHGAPVKDPETIATAIRIGAPASWNQAMAAKEESGGAFRAATDEEILEAYRLVASTEGVFVEPASAASVAGLLAARKEGWMEAGLTVVCTVTGNGLKDPDNALKGMPEITPIQVDPIAVARELELG
- a CDS encoding homoserine dehydrogenase; translated protein: MTATAGREKDTAVKTGVWGSDHPIGIAVLGMGTVGTEVVRIIRNQAEDLCNRVGAPVVLRGVSVRDLSKDRGIPAELLTTDAEALVARDDVDIVVEVMGGIDPARKLIKTALEAGKSVVTANKALLADHTGELASAAEAHRADLYFEAAVAGAIPVVRPLIQSLSGDRVNRVVGIVNGTTNFILSAMAETGAAYADVLAEATRLGYAEADPTADVEGYDAAAKAAILASVAFHTRVTSADVYREGISQITAEDLETAAAVGCTVKLLAMAERVTDEGGKESISVRVYPALIPRKHPLASVSGAFNAVVVEAENSGRLMFYGQGAGGAPTASAVMGDLVMAARNKFYGGRAPGESVYAELPIASIGDTPTRYHVNMQVADRTGVLRAVAGEFAKHGVSISTVRQEGHDAGARLVVVTHHARESDLADTVAALAELDSVTSVTSVLRLEGTEE
- the lysA gene encoding diaminopimelate decarboxylase — its product is MSAHPAGPRHADIPPTQNLPERPENSQQMITLPANVWPRNASRDAEGVVQLAGVPVHELAAEFGTPLFVIDEDDFRSRCRDMVRAFGEGARVHYASKAFLSGEIARWIRDEGLHLDVCSGGELAVALHAGFPAERIALHGNNKSVPELETAVATGVGHIVLDSLIEIERLEAVAKSADKVADVLVRVTVGVEAHTHEYISTAHEDQKFGFSIASGDAMQAIARVFESDNLRLVGLHSHIGSQIFEIDGFEISTRRMLGLLREAADKFGMERAAQISVLDLGGGLGISYLPHEDPPSLDDFASKLRRIVAEEAERAGLPVPTIAVEPGRAIAGPGTVTLYEVGTTKDVVLDAGARRRYVSIDGGMSDNIRPALYQAEYDCRLVSRSSEAVPVVARVVGKHCESGDIVIRDTWLPADVGPGDLVAVAATGAYCYSMSSRYNMLTRPAVVAVRDGKARLILRRETVEDLLSLEVNA
- the argS gene encoding arginine--tRNA ligase: MTPADLADLLRATAAKVLVERGSDPSVLPDEVKVERPRNPEHGDYATNVAMQVGKRAGMNPRDFANLLAEALGQAEGIEVAEVAGPGFLNIRLAKAAQGAIVENILAAGPKYGTGDALAGTKINLEFVSANPTGPIHLGGTRWAAVGDALGRILSAQGAEVTREYYFNDHGAQIDRFANSLVAAATGQPTPEDGYGGAYIKEIADTIVAANPGAAELPETERHELFRREGVELMFAQIKQNLHDFGVDFDVYFNESSLFASGAVDKAIQTLKDSGKLYEKDGAWWIASTEYGDDKDRVVIKSDGNSAYIGGDIAYFQNKRARGFDLCIYMLGADHHGYIGRLKAAAAAFGDNPDTVEVLIGQMVNLLEGDVAVRMSKRAGTVVTLDDLVEAIGVDAARYSLVRSSVNSSIDIDLDLWTKQDTENPLYYVQYAHARTNNIIGNSAAFDFASVTPDFSEMTADREGALIRTLGEYPRVLTTAAEMREPHRVVRYLEELAGVYHPFQSDKEMRVLPMGDEPVTPRNAARLELVKATRQVLANGLGLLGVTAPERM